From the genome of Nakamurella flavida:
CTGTGCGTCGACCCGGCCACCGTGCGGGACAAGGACGGCATCAGCGCCGCCGTGCTCGCCGCCGACCTCGTCGCCTCGCTCCGGGCCGTCGGGAGCGACGTGCCCGCCCGGTGGGACGAGCTGACCCGCCGGCACGGACTGTTCGTCACCGACCAGGTCTCCGTGCGGGTGACCGATCTCGCGCTGATCGGCCGGGCCATGGCGCGTCTGCGGGCCGACCCGCCCACCACGCTGGCCGGCGCACCGGCGACGACCACCGACCTGCTGCCCCGGACCGACGGCCTCACCGTGCGGAGCGCCGACACCCGGGTGGTCATCCGGCCGTCCGGGACCGAACCGAAACTCAAGTGCTACCTGGAGATCTCGGCTCCGGTGACCGGTGACCTGGACGCGCTGCGCGCCGCGGTGGCCGAGCGGATGCGGGCGCTGACCGTCGAGGTGCGGGACCTGGTCGGCCTGGGCTGACCCCGGGCCACCCGGTGTCGATCAGGACGACGATGCGCACGACGGCGGCGGCCGCCTTGCGCAAGCCGTAATGGACACCTGTTCCTCCGTCAGGAGGTGGTGGGTGACGCGGAGGATGCGCCGCTCGAGACCGCCTGCAGCACGGCGGGATCGACGGTGAACGCCAGACCGCCCTGCTCCGCGACGGCGGTGAGCAGCAGCTCGTCGCCGTCGCGCACCATCACCGCTCCGCCCTGCAGCACCCCCAGCATCGACCGCTCGACCTCGGCGATCGCGTCGTCGGTGCACGCCATCTTCGTGGTGGCGATCGGTTCGACGGTCAGGGCGGTGCCGTCCACCGTGTAGGCAGCGCCGCCGGAGTTGCAGCCGGTCCGCAGGAGCAACCGGCCGTCCTGCAGGACCATCCAGGCGTCGGTCCCGTCCGGTACCGCGCCGACGGCATCGCCGCCGACGAGCAGACCCGACAACCGCCAGCCGACACCCTCGACGGCCGGCGTACCGGTGGGATCGGCCGGGGGGACCTCCCCGGACGGCAGCATGATCGCGCCGGGGTCGACCGAACCGGACTCGGCCGACGGGGTCACCGAGGCCGAGCTCGCCGGGGCCGAGGTCGCCGGGGCAGAACTGACCGGGGCCGATGTCGCCGCGGCACCCGGTTCGGCCACGCTGGTGCGCGCGCATCCGCTCAGCAGCAACGCGCCCGCCAGCCCGATGCCGGCCAGGCCGGTCCACCGCACTCCGTGATGGTCGGTCATGTCGTGCTCCTCTCGTCCGCCCCGTCCGGGGCCGGACCCGGGAGACGGACGGACCACCCGCCGGGGTTGCACGGACGCCAAGATGAGACCGGCATCAGGCGCGCATCAGACCGGCATCAGACAGCGCCGAACTGCCGGTCCCCCGCGTCCCCGAGCCCCGGGACGATGTAGCCGGAGTCGTTCAGCCGCTCGTCCACCGACGCGGTGACCACCCGGACGGGCAGGTTCGCGGCGGCCAGGGTGGCCAGGCCCTCCGGGGCGGCCAGCGCACAGATCGCGGTCACGTCGGTGGCGCCGCGGGCGGTGAGCAGCTCGATGGTGTGCACCATCGACCCACCGGTGGCCAGCATCGGGTCGAGCACGTACACCGGTCGCCCGGCCAGCGACTCGGGCAGCGAGACCATGTACGGGGTGGGCAGCAGGGTGGTCTCGTCGCGGGCCAACCCGACGAACCCCATCTGCGCCTCCGGGATGAGGGCGTGCGCCTGGTCGGCCATGCCCAGACCGGCGCGCAGCACCGGCACGAGCAACGGCGGGGCCGACAACCGGATGGCCTGGGTGCGCGCCACCGGGGTGTGGATCGGCACCCGCTCGGTGGCCAGCGACCGGCTCGCCTCGTAGATGAGCATCAGCGTCAGGTCGCGCAGCGCGGCCCGGAACGCGTCGTTGTCCGTGCGGGCGTCCCGCATGGTGGAGAGCCGGGCCACCGCCAGCGGGTGGTCGACGACGGTGACGTCGAGGGATTCGGGAATCTCGTGGGGCGCCGGCATGAGGGGAGGCTAGCTGTAATGCCCACGAGGGTTGTTGACAGTTGGGTCTGGTGATCGGGGAGACCTCCGGGTGAAGGTGTGGGTGCTGACGCCTCACCGACAACCCGGAGGTCTCGATGTCCCACGCTAATGCCCGTCTGACCGTTCACGGCCGTGCTGAGCTGATCCGGCGGGTGATCGAGCAAGGACGCCCGGTGGCCCACGTGGTGGTCGAGATGAACATTTCCCGCGCCACGGGCTACAAGTGGTTGGCCCGTTGGCGGGCCGAAGGTCCGGCCGGACTGATCGATCGATCCAGTCGGGCGCACCGGCTGCCGGGCCGGACCCCGCGCGGACTGGAGGACAAAATCCTGGCGGTGCGCGCCGCGCGCAAGCTCGGACCGGCCCGGATCGCACCGTTGGTGGGTTTGGCGCCCTCCACGGTGCACGCGGTGCTGCGCCGTCACGGCATGCACCGACTGGCCTGGATGGACCGCCCCAGCGGGGTGGTGATCCGCCGCTACGAGCGGGCTGCTCCCGGGGAGCTGCTGCACGTGGACGTCAAGAAGCTGGGCGCCATTCGGCAGGGCGGAGGGTGGCGGGTGCACGGACGCGGATCGCTCGAGCACCTCGCCGCGCAGGCCGCCCTCAAAGCCGGCCGGCGAGCCGGCTACGACTACGTGCACTGCGCGATCGACGACCACACCCGACTGGCCTACGCCGAGATCCACCCCGACGAGAGCGCGGTGACCTGCGCGGCTTTCCTGCGTTCGGCTGCGGCCTGGTTCGCCACCGTCGGCGTCACCGGCATCCAACGCGTGATGACCGACAACGCTCTGGCCTACCGGCGGAGCCAGGCCTGGCGGCAGGCGCTGGCCGACGTGGGCGCCCAAGCCCGCTTCACCCGCAACTACCGACCCCAGACCAACGGCAAAGCCGAACGGTTCAACCGGACCCTGGCCGAAGAATGGGCCTACGTCAGGCCCTTCGCCAGCTCAGCAGAACGCGCTGCGGCCTTGCCCGAATCGCTCCACACCTACAACCATCACCGCAGCCACACCGCCCTGGGCGGAAACCCACCCATCAGCCGCACGACCGTCAGCAACCCACCTGGGGATTACAGCTAGCCGCCGCACCCCCGGAGCGACCCGCCGGTCAGGCCGGCAGCCCGTCCAGGATGGCCGCCGCCTTGGACACGCCGAGCCGGGTCGCCCCGGCGGCGATGAGCGCCTGCGCCTGCCGGGCGTCGGCGATGCCGCCGGAGGCCTTGATGCCCAGCCGCCCGCCGACCGCGGCCGCCATCACCTCGACGGCGTGCACGGAGGCCCCGCCGGTGGGGTGGAACCCGGTGGAGGTCTTGACGAAGGCGGCTCCGGCGGCCTCGGCGGCCCGGCAGCAGGCGGTGATCTCCTCGTCGGTCAGCGCGGCCGACTCGATGATCACCTTGAGCAGAGCGGACCCGTCACCGGCCCCACCGACGGCCTGCTGCACGGCGGCGATGTCGTCCTGCACCGCGGCCAGATCGCCGTCCTTGACCAGGCCCAGGTTCACCACCATGTCCACCTCGGTCGCGCCCTGGGCGATCGACCGAGCCGCCTCGGCGGCCTTGACCACCGACTCGTGCGCGCCGGA
Proteins encoded in this window:
- a CDS encoding META domain-containing protein yields the protein MTDHHGVRWTGLAGIGLAGALLLSGCARTSVAEPGAAATSAPVSSAPATSAPASSASVTPSAESGSVDPGAIMLPSGEVPPADPTGTPAVEGVGWRLSGLLVGGDAVGAVPDGTDAWMVLQDGRLLLRTGCNSGGAAYTVDGTALTVEPIATTKMACTDDAIAEVERSMLGVLQGGAVMVRDGDELLLTAVAEQGGLAFTVDPAVLQAVSSGASSASPTTS
- the upp gene encoding uracil phosphoribosyltransferase — its product is MPAPHEIPESLDVTVVDHPLAVARLSTMRDARTDNDAFRAALRDLTLMLIYEASRSLATERVPIHTPVARTQAIRLSAPPLLVPVLRAGLGMADQAHALIPEAQMGFVGLARDETTLLPTPYMVSLPESLAGRPVYVLDPMLATGGSMVHTIELLTARGATDVTAICALAAPEGLATLAAANLPVRVVTASVDERLNDSGYIVPGLGDAGDRQFGAV
- a CDS encoding IS481 family transposase — its product is MSHANARLTVHGRAELIRRVIEQGRPVAHVVVEMNISRATGYKWLARWRAEGPAGLIDRSSRAHRLPGRTPRGLEDKILAVRAARKLGPARIAPLVGLAPSTVHAVLRRHGMHRLAWMDRPSGVVIRRYERAAPGELLHVDVKKLGAIRQGGGWRVHGRGSLEHLAAQAALKAGRRAGYDYVHCAIDDHTRLAYAEIHPDESAVTCAAFLRSAAAWFATVGVTGIQRVMTDNALAYRRSQAWRQALADVGAQARFTRNYRPQTNGKAERFNRTLAEEWAYVRPFASSAERAAALPESLHTYNHHRSHTALGGNPPISRTTVSNPPGDYS
- the deoC gene encoding deoxyribose-phosphate aldolase gives rise to the protein MNRTQLAAFLDYTVLKPEATAADVRALCEHAAELSVFAVCVSPSRVQVARDVLAPGIGLATVCGFPSGAHESVVKAAEAARSIAQGATEVDMVVNLGLVKDGDLAAVQDDIAAVQQAVGGAGDGSALLKVIIESAALTDEEITACCRAAEAAGAAFVKTSTGFHPTGGASVHAVEVMAAAVGGRLGIKASGGIADARQAQALIAAGATRLGVSKAAAILDGLPA